The nucleotide sequence CGCTCTTAAATACAAATTAGTCTTCTGCTAGCAGTACTATAACGAGCGGCCGCTAGACCGTAGACCAGATCATCTTTGCTCTCGATTGTGCAAGGCCATGACAATCCTAAACAAATCACCCAATCTGAACTTCACCCCAGAGCCAACTGCCCTCAAGCGTTGGACTGTAGAGGATTATCACCGTATAAGTGAGCTCGGGATGATTCGTGATGATGAACGAACAGAGCTAATCGCGGGACAAGTATTGTTTATGGCAGCTAAAGAAACTCCCCACATACTTGCCCTCCGACTACTATCCATTGCCTTAGATAAGCTGTTGGCTGATCAGTCACTCTTTATCAGCACTCAAGACCCAATTCAACTTGATGACTTTTCAGAGCCTGAACCGGATTGTGCGATTGTGCGGGGGACGGCCTTGAATTATGCCGATCGGCATCCCTGCCCCAGTGATATTGCGCTTGTGGTGGAGGTGGCTGACTCAACGTTGAAGTACGATACTGAGGTAAAAGATAAGCTCTATGCCCAATCAGGCATTGTGGACTATTGGGTGGTGGACCTCAAAAACCGGCAACTCCATATTTTTCGTAATCCAATGCCCACAGGCTATACCAAGCATTTAATTCTGACTGAACCAAATCAAGTGACACCGCTCTCTTTTTCCAATATCATCCTGAACTTGACCGATATTCTCCCACCTGCGATGTAATACGAAATGAGTATTGAGAAGCGTTCGCTAGAATCTGATCATCGTGATTTTGCCCCAAGCAACTAATATATCCGTAGCTTCTTATGAGCCATTTCCTATTACTTCTAGCTTCTCATGCCCGCCTCCACCTGCTTGTCCCATCACATACAGAAAATCTGTGAGGCAGACGATTAATCGATTGTCGTATGACGTCATACGACAAATTATTCTCAGATAGCCTACCACCACATATTATTGCCGATTCAGTGTCTTTCGATCTGACTCTCTTTCCACAGATTGGACTTTTATGCAGCAATAATTTCAGCCGCACATTGCCCAAGGTCAGACACTTATATAATTATTTTCAAGCGATCATATTCACCCTAATCGATCTTAGCCAGGCAAATAAGAACATCATTTATCACTGAGCCAAATCTAAAACTTCTTCTAGTGAAGCCTTAGCAGCTTGAGCAATCATTTGCTTTAGAGGGGCATCATCACCCAAACGCCACGTTGTAATTCGATCAATATAAGCACTGCGCTCCACCACCTTTAGCACGACAATTGGGTAACCAAAACGGAGCAATATTAGATTCATCAAAAGTCTTGCAGTACGACCATTCCCGTCATGAAACGGATGAATTGTGACAAAGCGATAATGTACCTCTGAGGCCAATTCAACGGGGTGTAGACCTGTAGGAGACTGAAGCCAATGAATAAACTGATTCATTAAATCAGCAACTTGCAAATGATCAGGATAGCGATGATCGCTGCCTGCAGCCATTACGTTAATCGTTCGGTATACACCAGCTTCCGCATCACCGCGACAAATTAAGCTATGAATTTGTCGAATCTCCCATTCGCTAATCGATTCCTTAGTCTGTGCAAGATCACGAATAAAAGTGATTGCTTGAGCATGATTTACTACTTCTAGATGGTCTTTCAGAGATTTTCCAGATACAGTAATACCTTTCTCTAGAACGATTTGTGTCTCGGATTGGGTCAGTGTATTACCTTCGATCGCCGTTGAATTATGGGTTAGTCGCACATCATAAACTTCCCGCAGATTGTTGAGTAGTGCTTTTGGTAAAGGCCGCAGTGCATCTAATTGCGCCTTGAGCTGATCAATTTCTGCCAGAATTAAACGATCGAACATAATTTTTGCAGCAACTAGCCCTGAGAAAACTACCTGAAAAGCGATTGAAACATACCCAATTAAACTTCTTGCAGAATATTATATTTGTCGTATGACGTCATACGACAAACCATTATCATTACTTCCGATGCTGTCGAAATGCTTGTTCTGCAGCAATATAATCAGCCGCCTTAGCGTAACGTCGGAAGGTTTGCTCGGATTTTTGCCGCATCAATGTACGAACGTGATAGGGATTCATGCCACTCAAGACCATTTCCGTACCAAAGGTATGGCGGAACTGATGCGATGTCACCTTAAATCCAGCCTGAGCTGAAATCTTATCCATCAGCTTACGAATCGCGTTATAGCTCATCCGTGTACCTGCATTCCGAGGAGAATGGGACAA is from Romeriopsis navalis LEGE 11480 and encodes:
- a CDS encoding Uma2 family endonuclease, which codes for MTILNKSPNLNFTPEPTALKRWTVEDYHRISELGMIRDDERTELIAGQVLFMAAKETPHILALRLLSIALDKLLADQSLFISTQDPIQLDDFSEPEPDCAIVRGTALNYADRHPCPSDIALVVEVADSTLKYDTEVKDKLYAQSGIVDYWVVDLKNRQLHIFRNPMPTGYTKHLILTEPNQVTPLSFSNIILNLTDILPPAM
- a CDS encoding Fic family protein, which codes for MFDRLILAEIDQLKAQLDALRPLPKALLNNLREVYDVRLTHNSTAIEGNTLTQSETQIVLEKGITVSGKSLKDHLEVVNHAQAITFIRDLAQTKESISEWEIRQIHSLICRGDAEAGVYRTINVMAAGSDHRYPDHLQVADLMNQFIHWLQSPTGLHPVELASEVHYRFVTIHPFHDGNGRTARLLMNLILLRFGYPIVVLKVVERSAYIDRITTWRLGDDAPLKQMIAQAAKASLEEVLDLAQ